The proteins below come from a single Magallana gigas chromosome 10, xbMagGiga1.1, whole genome shotgun sequence genomic window:
- the LOC105342423 gene encoding uncharacterized protein — protein MLKLYLIALLWGISQAAKIDASRTAEVDMEVRTDLAVLVNTSMADVSDRVTALVNQCNNSVNAAITYCGNNCQGSGGGGDAATQAMEAILQKLAPGFNKIEGGINKAKTGIVTEFNKFKDTVKKITSESTWKNIGSTVLDKLKEGTSKALSGLKTVTGEIGSKAKEWSNTVGNWFKDTFKIRRRKRAAALSCDLCTTMSTGSSEDVLNAVCGTDVSMEIAVLTQSLEKMLTLMTSISTDPLVTEINTDETKVTYGAGPTGEFQVMTPIKSVLYTVNGTTTTVAGTDKTVNIMKTSDIADEVLTLVNDDYFAV, from the exons AGCAGAACAGCAG AAGTGGACATGGAAGTGAGAACAGACCTAGCGGTCTTAGTAAACACCAGCATGGCCGACGTAAGCGACCGGGTGACAGCGCTGGTCAACCAGTGTAACAACTCAGTCAATGCTGCCATCACCTACTGTGGGAATAActg tcAGGGCAGCGGAGGAGGAGGAGACGCAGCGACCCAAGCCATGGAAGCCATAT TACAAAAGTTGGCTCCAGGTTTTAATAAGATAGAAG GAGGCATCAATAAAGCGAAAACTGGAATCGTAAcagaatttaataaatttaaag ATACGGTTAAAAAAATCACCTCTGAAAGCACCTGGAAGAACATTGGAT CAACTGTTCTCGATAAGCTGAAGGAAGGCACTT CCAAAGCTTTATCTGGTCTGAAAACAGTTACAG GTGAAATTGGATCTAAAGCAAAGGAATGGAGCAACACAGTTGGAA ATTGGTTTAAGGACACCTTCAAGATCAGAAGACGTAAGAGGGCCGCGGCTCTGTCATGTGACCTCTGTACCACCATGTCCACTGGTTCTTCTGAGGACGTACTCAACGCCG TATGTGGTACCGACGTCAGCATGGAGATCGCCGTCCTGACCCAGTCTCTGGAGAAGATGCTGACTCTGATGACCTCTATATCGACTGATCCTCTTGTCACAGAg ATTAATACAGACGAAACGAAGGTCACGTACGGTGCTGGCCCCACCGGAGAGTTCCAGGTAATGACCCCGATTAAATCGGTCCTCTACACGGTGAACGGGACCACTACCACAGTCGCGGGCACTGATAAAACTGTCAACATCATGAAGACCAGTGACATCGCTGACGAAGTACTCACACTCGTCAATGATGACTACTTCGCTGTTTAA